The sequence ACTGCCGGGAATTACCACCCATGATGGAGAAGTTGCCCTGCCGATCGTGGCCAATAGCCAGGATATGGTGGCCTTGAGTGACGCAGTGCTGGGGCGGTTGCAACCGTTGACCTGCCGGGTGGGCTACCTGATTGCCGGCCACGGGCTGTATAGCTGGGGGCCTACCATTGCCCAGGCGCAGATGGCGACCGAAGCCCTGGAGGTATTGATCAGCTGTGCCCTACAAGAGGCCCGTCTCGGTTAGCGCCAAACCGCCAGCCCGTTCCTTTTTCCCACCCCTAATTTCCACCCCTAAGAGGACACCAATCAATGACCTTACTCCGCATTTTTAGCGACCAGGATAGCGCAACTCTACTCGATGAATACCGCGATGCCGATGCGATCGCATCGGCCCTTGCCAGCGCTGGTGTGCGCTTTGAGCAGTGGCAAACCCAGGCTCCTTTGCCCCAGGCGGCTGAGCCAGAAGCGATCCTCGCCGCCTACGCCAAAGATATCGATCGCATTAAGGCCGAGGGCGGCTACGTCACCGCCGACGTAATTCGCATGCACCCCGAGCACCCCCAAAGGGCCGAGTTGCGGCAAAAATTTCTGGCTGAGCACATTCACAAAGAAGACGAGGTGCGCTTTTTTGTCGAGGGGCAGGCGGTGTTTTACCTGCACTTGGGCAACAAAATCTACGCCACCCTCTGCACTGCTGGCGATCTGATCGGCGTGCCCGCCAACACTCCCCACTGGTTTGACATGGGCGAGGCCCCCCAGTTTGCTGCCATTCGCCTGTTTTGCAACCCCGAGGGATGGGTGGCCCATTTTACTGATAGCCCCATCGCCCAAGGGTTTCCTGAGTACTCTGCGTTCGTGTAAGGCGGTTTCTGGGAAATAATTCCCAGGTGGTGGGCAGTGTCCATCCCACAGCGGCTACAGTCGCTGGCTGCAAGCTGGTGTCTTCTTCTCTAGAAATCTCTTAACTATGCTTTTACTTGAGGGGCGGCCCATCGGGGCGATCGTGCTCGATATCGAAGGCACCACCACCGACATTGCCTTCGTTAAAAATACGCTGTTCCCCTACGCCGAGAAGCGACTAGAGGGGTTTATGGCTGAGTTTGCCCCCACTGCCGAGGGGCAGGCAGTGCTCGACCAGGTGCGCGCTGAGGTGGGCGACCCAGACCTTAGCCAGGAGGCCTGCGTAGCCCAACTGCTGGCCTGGGCCAAAGCCGACCAAAAGGTGACCCCGCTCAAGGCCGTACAGGGCCTGATCTGGGACGAGGGTTACCGTGACAAAGCCTACTACAGTCACCTATACGACGATGCCGCCGCCTACATTCAAGAGTGGCATCGGCGGGAAGTGCCGCTCTATATCTATTCGTCTGGCTCGATCGCAGCCCAAAAACTGCTGTTTGCTCACACCATTAAGGGCGACCTAACTCCCTGCTTTCGGGGCTATTTTGACACCACTACCGGCTCTAAACTAGAGGCGACTTCTTACCAAAACATCGCCGAGACCCTGGGCATTGTGGCCGCAGAACTGCTGTTTTTGTCTGACCATCCCGGTGAGCTAGCGGCGGCGAGGCAGGCGGGCTGGCAGGTGTGCGCGGTGCAGCGCCCCGGCACGCCAGATTTTGCCGAGAGCCTCCGGGTAGTGACCGATTTTAGCCAACTGCCGCTGACCTTCAGTTAGGCAGTGGAAAGAGGTGTCGGGTGTTGAGTACACGGAGTCAGGTCCAAGGTGCCAAACAAGACCGTACCCCCCATCGTTCCCACGCTCCGCGTGGAGACGCCACTTCTGGCGCTCCAGCGCCCAGGGTATAGACGACGCTAGAGCGTCTGGGGGCACGTCTCGACGCTTTAGCGTCAGGACGATTGTTTCAGTACCAGGGGTCAACGGCGATTAGGCCTGGTTCACCGAGATAGTTGCGGGCACTAGAATAACGCCAATGCTTGGGGCTATCTACATAACCCCGCTTGACTGGATTGTTGTGAATGTACTCTAGCTTTTGCCGCATCATGGCCTCATTGAACAATAGCCCCAGCTGTTCAACAGTATCTCGACGGCTTCGGGCCGGGTAAAGACTGGCAGCCACTCCACTACGGTACAGGTAAGAAAGTGAGGGGCATCGGGTTCGGTAATGACGTAGCGACTGCGACCGATAGCAAGTGCTCTAATTCTGCTGCCCTAGGTTGCCCTCCATCCCTCCCCTCGTTTCCACGCGGAGCGTGGGAACGCCGCCCGTGGCGCTCCAGCGCCCTGGAGTAGATGACGCTGGAGCGTCTGGGGGGCAGGTCTCGACGCGCTAGCGTCGGGACGATGAGCCGATTACTCTAAGCAAATACCCAGAGCTTCGCGCTGGCCGGGGTTGGCGGTGAAGTAGCTCTCTAGCAGGTTGCACCCACGAGCTAGCAGGTCGTCTAGGCCATTGTCTAATCGCCAAATGCGGTGGGTAGTGTTGTCTAAGGAGGTAATAAGGTACTGGCCGTCGTCGCTGAAGCGATCAAAGTCTTTGTCAAAGTTAGTGGTCATGCGGCCCGTAAACTCTGCCAACAACTCACCTGCTAGGTTCCAGAGGGTAGTGGTGCCATATTCTGAGTCAGTGTAAAGCCCTTGCTCATCCGGGGTAAAGCCTCGGAAAACGCCCTCATAGCTGGCCTGCTCGGTGCCGCTGAGGCTCCACAGGCGGCTCTTGCCATCGCTATTGGAATCGGTCACCAGCCCTTGCTCATCCGGGGTAAAGCCTAGGAAAACGCCCTCATAGCTG is a genomic window of Nodosilinea sp. E11 containing:
- a CDS encoding cupin domain-containing protein; this encodes MTLLRIFSDQDSATLLDEYRDADAIASALASAGVRFEQWQTQAPLPQAAEPEAILAAYAKDIDRIKAEGGYVTADVIRMHPEHPQRAELRQKFLAEHIHKEDEVRFFVEGQAVFYLHLGNKIYATLCTAGDLIGVPANTPHWFDMGEAPQFAAIRLFCNPEGWVAHFTDSPIAQGFPEYSAFV
- the mtnC gene encoding acireductone synthase; translated protein: MLLLEGRPIGAIVLDIEGTTTDIAFVKNTLFPYAEKRLEGFMAEFAPTAEGQAVLDQVRAEVGDPDLSQEACVAQLLAWAKADQKVTPLKAVQGLIWDEGYRDKAYYSHLYDDAAAYIQEWHRREVPLYIYSSGSIAAQKLLFAHTIKGDLTPCFRGYFDTTTGSKLEATSYQNIAETLGIVAAELLFLSDHPGELAAARQAGWQVCAVQRPGTPDFAESLRVVTDFSQLPLTFS